TCGCTGAACTGCGCGGTATTGCGTTCGCCGACGCATAATAAGAGCTGACCATCATGATATGGGATGTTATTGCTTTGATGGATCAAAACATCGTCAAAATAAGTCCAGAACTGGGTTTTGGTGAATTTTATCTGGATGTAATGCCAGCAGTTTGGCTTTAAAAGCATATGATGCTTCAATTCCAGACCGGGATAACAGATCTCGGTCTTTGCATTATAAATTGAAAGATCAAAGTCGGGATAAAGGCTGATATAGCCGTGGCTGGGGAAGCAATGGACGGCAACGCCTTTTTGGGTTTCGGGGGAAAATCGCAGCAGAATCCCGGAGCCGTAATTCATCCGCAGATCATTTTCATTTTTCAAATAAAAAGAGACGCCGCCGAACTGGGGGATATTTTCCTTTAGCCGCGCATAAATGTTATTTTTTTCGGCCGTTCCCCGGAGGCATCCGGAATTGGTCTGCCAGTGGCCGCTGACTATCTCCCAGTTGTTGATATCGTTAAATTTGTCGACGAATGCAGCATCTCCCATATCCGCCTGCTTGTCGAGCGAGGAAATAGATATCTGGTAAATAGTTGCCTTTCCGGCCAGGTTGCCAAATATATAAATATTGCCTATGGTGCTTGCCGAAACCGAATCGCTGAACAATATCCGGTTGTCCACGGATATTTTCAGTTCGGACCCAACGAAAAGGATCCGGATATTGTAACGCTGGTTCTCCCGAAGATTGCTTTTCACCACCTTTTCTTTCTGTTCCGAGGCGCCGCTGGGCGAGAAGTGCTCGATAAAGGATATGCGGTCCTTGCTGATCTTTATGGCATGCCCGTGGTTTTGGTCGGCTGCCCTGAAGAGAAATCCTGCCTCTCCGGTGAAGGAGCTAAATTTTACATAGAATGACAGGTCAAAATCCCGGGAAAGAAAGCACAGGTTGTGGGTGACGTTTCCGGTCAGGGTGATTTTTCTTATCTTTAATTCTTTCATAAGCCAATAATATCAATTTTTGTTCAACATTTCCCTGGCATGGCTCAACGTGGTTTCGGCGATCTTGCTGCCGCCCAGCATCCGGGCGATTCACGGCTGCAGTTTATCCAGGATCTGGCAGACGTACCCGTATGCCTGGCGGTTATTGGTCTTGGCAAAGAACTTCATGGCATCCAGCCCCATGTAATGCTTATAGCAAGCTATCCGTTCCCGGTAGTTTTCAAGGGGCATGCCCTTCTCGGCATAGTGCCTTCGAAACAATTCAACATGATCGACGCCGCGCGGCCAGAAATCTATACAGGCAATGTCGTAGGCAAAATCGCCGTACATTGCCTCCCAATCCAGCACCGCCGTCACCCTGCCATCCTGGGCCAGCACATTGTCATAACCGTATCCGCCGTGTAATAGGTAACGGCCCTCCGGGCAGGCCTCCAGCAGGGGCAGCATCCGGCCGTAGTATTCGTCGAACCGGGCGCGCTCCAGGAAGGAGGTCTCGAAAAGCGAATGCCATTGGCCGAAAAACCCATCCGGGCGCTCCTCTTCGTTGGCATGGGCGATAAACCTCTTCCAGGTCTGGAACAACCCGGCGCCGTCGTCGCCGATCCAGCCGTATCCCTTCCAGCGGCTGACGTCGGATTTATGGATGGCGTGCAGGGTTTGGGCCAGGCCGGGCAGGATCTGTTGGTACTCGGCATCGCTCAGTGACTTCAATCCTCGGCCTGGCATCTTGCGGGTGATGCAATAGAACAGGTCATCAAACTTTCCGGTCTTGATGATCGGGGGTATGGGTATTTCGGGAGTGGCGAAGTTCTGGTAAATGAAAGCTTCCTTCTGGTAGCTGGCTTCCATGCTGCCGGACATGAATCGCAGAATGTAGTCGCCATCCCCGGCTTTGAACGACAGCGTCTGGGCGACCAGCCCGCCCTGGACCGGGGTCAGATCGCGGATAGGTTGATAGAAGGTCTCTTTCAGCAGCTCTGATATTTTTTCCTGTGTGACCTCTGGTTTGACGCTGGCAATATTAACCTTCACCATCTTCTCGGCATGTTTTGGGCCTCTGTAATATTACTGCCGACCACTATCATGGTTGCCATTATGATCATGATGATGGCGGCGGTCATTCTTGTATTTAAAATATTTTACGGTATATTCTTAAGCTTTTCTAACATTTCAGCAATGCCGATGTCTATTTTAGAAAAAGCAAACCACTTTTTCCCGAGGTCTTTAAGCGACGCGCCTAAAAGATATACCTCACTTTCATCAATAATTATAAATCGATCATGAGTAACCTTGAACCCTTTTATTTCAATTGGTGGATATTGTTCATTGTGTTTTTTTAGATCAAGTGATAATTGTTTTGATATTTCCTTGGTTAAAATCACAGCCTTTACCTCTTTTCGACGTTTTGTCAAATGAGTTAGTACGGTATCGTCAACATAGTTATCAATGATTATTATGGATTTTTTTGCGCTACGGAAAAGGTCGGAAACGAATTTATAAGCGTCAAATATCTGCCCATCATAAAAGATTCCTTGTTTCGGTTGAATATCCTTGTTTTCTATGGCGGATAAAACCGTATCCAATTTTTTGTCGGTTTCATTCTGTTTTGTTTCCAAAACATCAATTCTTTGGAACACTTGGGCATTCGACGCAATAAAGCGACGCATTGCAATAAAAGCGGTCATTATATTAATACTCATTTTAACGGCAGTATTGCTTTTTAGAACCGCTGAGAGCATAGCAACGCCCTGTTCTGTAAAGGCATAAGGCAAGTATTTTCGATGCAATCCTCTTTTATTGTCTAAGGTCACAGATTGTGACCTTAAAGATTTTCTTGTTTCTGATGCTTCAAGTTGTGAACGCAATACATCATACTCTTCTTTCGTGAGTTGGAACATGAATTCCGCAGGAAATCTTTTGTTGTTGCGCTTTACTGCTTGGTTCAGCACTTTAACATCAACCTGGTATAGTTCTGCTAGGTCGCTGTCTAACATTGCTTGTGCGCCACGGAGCGTATATATTCTTTTTTGAATTTGTTCAACTTTTATTAAATTTCTTTCAGGCATAATTATTCCATTTATTTAGTTTGAGGTCACAATTTGTGACCTCAAGGGCATTGTTGTTTTAGGTCGTAAAAAGTGGTCCTGTCGGATCGTCAAAGTATAAGGTCACAATTTGTTACCTTAAAGAAACAATTCCATTTTACTGGAAATATTTGGTTATCACAATTTGTGATTTTCCTTTGAGGTCGCAAATTGCGACCTCAAAGATATTCAGAATGCTTATTTCTCTATCATCTCCCGGGCATGTTTCAGGGTGGTCTCGGTGATCTTGCTGCCGCCCAGCATTCGGGCGATCTCCTCGATCTTCTCCTTTTCGCTTAAGACATTCACCGAGGTGATGGTGCGGCCCTTCTGCTCTTCCTTGCTGACCAGGAAGTGGCTCTTGGCCAGAGAGGCTATCTGCGGCAAATGTGTTATGCACAGCACCTGCCTGGCCGAGGAGATCTCCTTGAGCTTAACCCCCACCGCCTCGGCGATCCGGCCGCCTATCCCGGCATCGATCTCGTCGAACACCAGCACCGGCACGGCGTCGGCCTCCGATAGTATGGTCTTGATGGCCAGCATCACCCGGGAGATCTCGCCGCCGGAGGCGATCCTGGCCAGGGGCTTTAATTCCTCGCCGGGGTTGGGTGATATCAAAAACCGGACGGAATCGATGCCAGCAGCGTCGGCTTTAAGCCGCTTTTTATTGTGGTGGACAATGCCCTCGGGCTCCTCGACCTGGGCCACTTCAACCTTGAAGGCGGCCTTTTCCATTCCCAGGTCCTTCAGCTGGACCACCACATCCCTGGCCATCTTCCTGGCCGCCGCTTGGCGTTTCTCAGACAATGCCAGACAGGCCTTTTCCAGGTCTCGGCGCTGGGCTTCCAATTGGACCTCCAGTTTTTTGATATTCTCCTCGCCGTGCTCCACCGAATCCACTTCGGCCTTGATCTTTTCGTAATGGGCCAAAACGGCGGCTATGGAGTTCTCCCGGCCGGAATATTTTTTCTTGAGGGTCCTGATCAGGTCCAGCCGGTTGCGGATCTCCTCCAGCCGCTGGGGATCGAAAGAGAT
The nucleotide sequence above comes from Candidatus Edwardsbacteria bacterium. Encoded proteins:
- a CDS encoding ORF6N domain-containing protein: MPERNLIKVEQIQKRIYTLRGAQAMLDSDLAELYQVDVKVLNQAVKRNNKRFPAEFMFQLTKEEYDVLRSQLEASETRKSLRSQSVTLDNKRGLHRKYLPYAFTEQGVAMLSAVLKSNTAVKMSINIMTAFIAMRRFIASNAQVFQRIDVLETKQNETDKKLDTVLSAIENKDIQPKQGIFYDGQIFDAYKFVSDLFRSAKKSIIIIDNYVDDTVLTHLTKRRKEVKAVILTKEISKQLSLDLKKHNEQYPPIEIKGFKVTHDRFIIIDESEVYLLGASLKDLGKKWFAFSKIDIGIAEMLEKLKNIP
- a CDS encoding aminoglycoside phosphotransferase family protein, which translates into the protein MVKVNIASVKPEVTQEKISELLKETFYQPIRDLTPVQGGLVAQTLSFKAGDGDYILRFMSGSMEASYQKEAFIYQNFATPEIPIPPIIKTGKFDDLFYCITRKMPGRGLKSLSDAEYQQILPGLAQTLHAIHKSDVSRWKGYGWIGDDGAGLFQTWKRFIAHANEEERPDGFFGQWHSLFETSFLERARFDEYYGRMLPLLEACPEGRYLLHGGYGYDNVLAQDGRVTAVLDWEAMYGDFAYDIACIDFWPRGVDHVELFRRHYAEKGMPLENYRERIACYKHYMGLDAMKFFAKTNNRQAYGYVCQILDKLQP